From the Chitinophaga lutea genome, the window GGTGCTGCCTGCACGGGAAGAGAACAGCTCGTCCTGGTTCAGCAGGTAGTTGCCGCCGGAGTACTGGAGGAAGATGCGGAGCGTAAGACCTTTATAAGTGAACTCGTTGGTGAGACCGCCAAACCAGGTAGGGTCGAGCGTAGCATCGAGGTACTTACGGTCGCGGGCAACAGGCTGGTAGGTGATATTACCCAGGGTATCATACCACATGGGGCGGCCGTCACCGGGGTTGATACCGGCCCATTGCTGGGTCAGGATCGAGTTGATGGGGCGGCCCACGACGATAGCGGTACCGATGTTGTTCTGACCGGGCAACAGCTTGGTCACTTCGTTTTTCACTTTCGTGAAGTTGAAGCGGGTTTCCCAGCGGAAATCGTTGATATCGAGGTTCACGGTTTTCAGTTCGAACTCATACCCTTTGTTACGAAGGCTGCCTACGTTCTGCTGGATGGAGGCGAAACCGCTGGTGATCGGCAGGGGTTTGGTCAGCAGCAGGTTTTTACGGTCTGCGATAAAGTATTCGGTGGTGAACATGATGCGGTTTTTCAACAACGCAATGTCGAGGCCGAAGTTGTAAGAGTGGTTGCTTTCCCAGGTCAGGTCCGGCACGGCCAGCGCAGTGGGCGCGGCGCCGGGCAAACCTTCGTAGGTACCGCCGAGGCCGAAGAGCTGGCGGCTGGGATAGTTACCGATGAGGCTGTTACCGGTTACACCATAAGATGCACGCAGTTTCAGGTCGGAGATCGCTTTCACGTTGCTGAGGAAAGATTCACGGGAAGCTCTCCACATCAATGCCACAGAGGGGAACATACCATAGCGGTTGTTTTTGCCGAAACGGGAAGAACCGTCGCGGCGAAGGGTACCGGTTACGGTATAGCGGTCGTCGTAGGTATAAGAAGCCTGACCGAATCCGCTCAGCATTTTCCAGTCGGTAAAGATGGAGCCCGGATTATCAGGCACCGCCGTAGCGCCGAGCGTGGCGAACTCAAAGCTGGGAACACCGCTACCACCGGCATTCAGGCCGCGCTGTACGTTGTAACGGTATTCACCGCCGATCAAAGCAGACACTTTATGCACACCGTTGAAAATCTTGTTGAAGTTCAGGGTATGGTTGGTCTGCCAGTTCAGGATTTCGGTATTAAAATCGCTTACGCTGCCGGAAGGCGCACCGTCGATCGTACGGGGATCCTGGTAACGGTGCTCTTTCACGTCGCCGTACTCAATATTGACAGTACCGCGGTAAGTGAGGGTAGGCGTAATGGAATAAATCAGGTTCAGGTTACCGAGCATCTTCAGGTTACGCGCGTTGTAATCGTCGAACGTAAACTGTTTCAGCGGGTTGATGTAATAAGCGCCGAACAGGGGCTCGTTAAAGTCGCCGTCTTTGGTGTAGGGTCCGGTGCCGGGCCACAGCAGGATAGCGCCGCGGTTCGGGTTGGAGAAACCACCCGCGCCGGATACGCCGTTCTGTTTGCTCACCGCCGCGAGGATGCCGGTGGATACTTCCAGTTTGTTGCTCACCTTGTGGCTGAGGTTCAGCTTCATGGTACCACGGGTGAAGTCGGAGGCAATTACCTGGCCCTCGAACTTGTGCATGGAACCGGAGAGATAGAACGTCGTTTTTTCGTTACCACCGCTCAGCGCCAGCTCATAGTTCTGGATCTGGCCCTTGCGCATCAGCACATCCTGCCAATCGTATGTAGGCAGCGTGTCGAATTTGGAGGTGCCGAAGGTGCTCTGCAGCCAGTTGTCCGCCGTGGCTTTACCATAGCGGTTCACCTGCGATTCATAACCCAGCTGTACCAGTTGGGGCGTAGTCAGCAGGTCGAGCTCTTTGATCGGACCGTTGAAACCGCCGTAAGCGCCAACGCTCAGGTTGGTTTTACCGGCACGGCCTTTTTTGGTGGTCACGATCACAACGCCGTTGGCCGCCTGCGCACCGTAGATAGAGGCGCTGGCAGGGTCTTTCAACACGTCGATGGACTCGATATCGTCCGGGTTCAGTGCGGAAAGGGCATTGGCGGAGGGGAAGTTACGGGTGTTGTCGCCGGAGTTTACCTGCACCCCGTCGATGATGTACAACGGGTCGTTACCGGCATTGATGGAACCGAGACCACGTACGCGTACGCTCAGTGCGCCGCCGGGAATACCGTTGTTGGCGATTACCTGTACGCCGGACATTTTACCCTGCATGGCACGGTCGAAGCT encodes:
- a CDS encoding SusC/RagA family TonB-linked outer membrane protein; its protein translation is MRRLLLVGVCLLLCLSTALAQSRTIKGMVSDQTDNSPLPGVTIGIKGTNLGTISGADGSFTLNVPDHAKILTFSFLGYETKDIAVPAGNQLLVKLLSDQKSLDEFVVTGYSVKRKRDVSGAVSSVQSKDIQNLPVQSFDRAMQGKMSGVQVIANNGIPGGALSVRVRGLGSINAGNDPLYIIDGVQVNSGDNTRNFPSANALSALNPDDIESIDVLKDPASASIYGAQAANGVVIVTTKKGRAGKTNLSVGAYGGFNGPIKELDLLTTPQLVQLGYESQVNRYGKATADNWLQSTFGTSKFDTLPTYDWQDVLMRKGQIQNYELALSGGNEKTTFYLSGSMHKFEGQVIASDFTRGTMKLNLSHKVSNKLEVSTGILAAVSKQNGVSGAGGFSNPNRGAILLWPGTGPYTKDGDFNEPLFGAYYINPLKQFTFDDYNARNLKMLGNLNLIYSITPTLTYRGTVNIEYGDVKEHRYQDPRTIDGAPSGSVSDFNTEILNWQTNHTLNFNKIFNGVHKVSALIGGEYRYNVQRGLNAGGSGVPSFEFATLGATAVPDNPGSIFTDWKMLSGFGQASYTYDDRYTVTGTLRRDGSSRFGKNNRYGMFPSVALMWRASRESFLSNVKAISDLKLRASYGVTGNSLIGNYPSRQLFGLGGTYEGLPGAAPTALAVPDLTWESNHSYNFGLDIALLKNRIMFTTEYFIADRKNLLLTKPLPITSGFASIQQNVGSLRNKGYEFELKTVNLDINDFRWETRFNFTKVKNEVTKLLPGQNNIGTAIVVGRPINSILTQQWAGINPGDGRPMWYDTLGNITYQPVARDRKYLDATLDPTWFGGLTNEFTYKGLTLRIFLQYSGGNYLLNQDELFSSRAGSTVDRNQYASQWRRWRKPGDITDVFKPYYGGTIPGTTSAYSISDRYYEKGDYLRIKDITLSYSLPKRVLSRFHAASARVYVTAQNFHTWSNYGGFDPELLNGTTGDFGVYPQSKQYTAGLQVTF